CCCGGCAGCACAGCCGCTGCGCGGCAGGGCGAGCGCGGCCAAGGCGCGGCTGCGCCCGGAGGCTCCGGCAGGGAAGCCGCGGGCGAGCCGGAGGCAGGGGCGAGGCAGCGGCCACGCTCCGGCAGCAGGGAAAGGGCCCGGCCCAGAGCCGCCACCGGGGAGCGCCGCAGGCCCAGCCTCACCTCGGCGTGCGGAGCGACGGCGGCCGGAGCCCGCTGCGGAACGTGAGTCATTGCTCAGCCGCTTCCAGCGGCGATGGAGGGGAGGCGGGCGGGCTGTTCGTCCCGGGTGCGGGGCCGCGCTTCAAATGGCGGCGGGGCGAGGGGCAAGATGGGGACGATTGGGGGACGCCGGTACGCGACACGCGGGCCGCACGAAGCGGTCTGACAGCCTAGAGGGAGGCGGACGCCGGCCGAGGCACGGAATACTCCCGCGGGGCCTGGGGGCCACGCCAGCGGCCGCTCCACTCCTGCCGCGACGCCGGGACTCACCTTCCGCTCCGCGCCCAGCACGGGCCGCGGCCGCCCTCGGACGCGCTGCTCCCCGCGGGGGAAGGGGCGGAGCGGGCCGCGGCCGCCCACATAGCGCCCTCTGGCGGCCGCCTGCTGCCTCCCCCCTTTCTCTTGTCGCCGTACTAAGAGCGGAGGGGAGGAATAACTCTTTTGTCCTTAATTTATACACGATAGCGTCATCCTACCGCATCGATGCACAGGCGGAGAAGGTCAAGCAACACCTTTTCACAGGGAGGCTGGGTTCAGGGCTGGCGAAGCACCCGGCGACGGCTAATGTCCTTTGATAAATGCCAACAGCAAACACACGGCACAAGACAGAGCCTGATATCAAAGCCAGGGCTTTGGAAAGCACATTCTTACTTTTTGCATCGATGCTGCTCTGGAGAAGAATCGATGCAAACTAAAGATTAGAGAAGGAACACAATCAGCTTTCTCCCTTCCAGCTTTTCCTAAATGTATAACCATAAAAGCATCCCACCTTCCTGCTCAATTCAGCAGAGCGTTTCAAACAGCATGTCAATACTTTCAAAACTAAGTCAGGGGGAAGAGATAAGGGAGATCATTACAGTCACTTATTGTGGTCATCAACTTTTATCAAGCATTTCATTTATTGAGCATTTAATTTGTTGTTCAGCTCTGGCTCAGCCTGCAGTTACCTAACTTTAAGATCGAACTTTCCATTAGCAGACATCCCTAAAGTTGTTGCTTCACTGATTAATAAAACCCCACCCTGCCTCTGACCTCTGTTTCATTCATTAGCTGGAAGTTGAGGTTGGATTCACTCTGTATGTTGAGAGCCTACCTGTAGTCTTTGTCCTGAAACTTGGAAACATGTCTTTGGGGTGAACTGATTTGGTTAGAGCCACGTAAAGAGCTTCATCCTGTGATCACAGAGGACTTTTGATGGTAAGCAGCCTGATTATAAAGGTATCCTTTTGAAGGCAATCTGCTGAGCCCTCAAATTAAATACATGCGGTCTGTCTGTTATCTGAACTGAATTACTGATCAAACACGATCCTGACTGCCCGGTTCGCTTTGTTCTGCCTTAGTCCAACCATAGGAACTGACAGTTTGTGCTAAAGGTCTCAAATTTGCCTTGGCTAGCCGCAAGGGCGAATGCCCACAGACTTCTCCCTCTTCACCAAAACGTTTTCCGTGTCAGTATTCGCCCAAGGCACttccctcagctcccagcagagggcAGTAATGAGAGCGTAAGAATCTGTAAACTCAGCGAGTTAAAggaaaccaaacaagcaaacaacacaAACCTGACACTTGCCATTGAATTCAGTCCTGAGCCAAACTCAGCctaaccaaagcaaaacaggtCTTTTCTGTACCTTTAGTCTGATTTCTTCTCcacacaaagcagcacagcccaacaCCTGTATCAATTAAGAGAGACACTGAAACATCAGAAGCTCTCCTTTGAAGTTGCAGAGCCATTTCAAAGTCACATACATCAGCATTATTCATActttaaacaaaaaaagcctCATTGAATCTCATTTTTCAAAGCACCATGTGCTTGGGATGTTCAAAGAGCATTGGGTCAGGTTCCAATCACTCAGAACCCATTCCAactggaaaaacaaaatggGCTTTTCTGTGTAAGTAGGGAACACAGACGATGCTTGTTTAAATTAGCAGGGATGGATCCTTACCAAAATAAGAATGGAATAAACTCTTTCTTCAGTGAAAGCAGGAAGAAGCTCATAATAGCCTTTGCTGAAGGTAGATTGTGTTTAAAAGGACACATAGGAGTTTAACTGAGCCATCTTGTCTGGCATCAGTTTTATTGCTCTTTTAAATGTGAGTTTAGACTTTGGATCAAACCTTTCCAATGCTGGCTGGAAACCAGACTGATTTCTGAGCCTAAAATCAGGAGGGCTCATTGAGATTTCTGCACTAAAGCAGCCCACGTTGCAAATCATTCTTCTGTTTTGCCAGCATTATTTTGCAAGTTATCCAATCCATACTATTTTGATGCTTTAAGGATCAAGACTTAGATTACCACAAAAAAATCACACTTGGCAATGGCAGTAAAGTCTGAAATTTGCATTTGAACAAGACCTGCTGATCCTCATTCCCTGAACCACCCTGTGCACTTCAAACAAGGCAGTAAGAACTCACATCCATTCCATAGTTACTGGAAAAGGCAAAACTCAGCTGTAATAAACAGTTGTATCTGTTAGTTCAGGCCTTTGAACTCAAAATGACTAGCTgtattttgtttccttctctccatAGAGCTCAGCTTGAGCTTCAATATAACTTCAAGGATAATGATGTCCACCTTTTACAATGGAGTTTAATTCAGGGTTGACTGAGCACCTGCTGGAGCCTTGCCCTTTTCAAAGCTAGGCAGCAGTGATCTGAAACAGAATTGATGAGCATACAAAGTTTGAAGCTTAGTAGGGACAAAAATGTATAGAACTGACCTCATTAAAAACTCCTCAACATTTCCCTCATCCCTCCAGATTGTGAAATTCTCAACAGGAGTGTTCAGATCTCTCCCACAATAACAGTTTGTTAGCAACCAAAGTCCAGAGCAGACCATGTCCACAGAAGCAATTCCATTGCAGCCCCATGCTCTTCACTTGCCAGTGATTTCCTAAGTATGTTTCTCACCCTTTCAAAATTAGTACTGGATGCAAAAATAAAACCTCATTTGTTTAAGATACAGCTTCCGTTATGAAAGCACGAGAGTCTTCAAAACCACACCAGGCTGGTTTGGCAGGGGCTTTAAAACCATCCAGCTGAAACATTCCAGTAACATCTGCTCTCTTACCAGAGCTTTTACAGCCCCTagctaaaatcatagaatcaactaggttggaagagacctccaagatcatccagcctaacctattacctagccctatccaatcaactaggccatggcactaagtgcctcatccaggcttttcttgaacacctccagggagggtgactccaccatctatctccctgggcagcccattccaatgccaatctctctctctgaagagcttcctcctaacatccagcctatacctccccctggcacagcttgagactgtgtccccttgttctgttgctggttgcctgggagaagagaccaacccccacctggctacagacttgTTACTTATTTTGAGGAGCAATGTGTATAGGAAGGCCAAGTGCATCTAGGACTTCTCACCCATAAATAATGCAAACTCTATTTCTGTCCACCCCCCAAAAATTAACTAATGCTCACGATTGCCTTTTTCTGAAGCGAAGCTGCAAATCACACCTCCAAGACTGCAGATTCCTTATATCTTCTCTTCAGAATGTGCAAGTGTATGAACCATGTGATTTTAGTTTCATAGTTGGTATATACAGCAACACTCAAGAGTGGGATAAAAATGGAAAGtagttttttttaataaacagcATGAGATACAGACTGCAAAGATAAATAAAAAGCAGAGACTTTTTACAGTTTCCCATGAACATGAACTACAATAAGTATCACAGGCCAAACTTTTGGTACTTAGGTAGCACAgcagaagggggaaagaagggttgtgggttttttggggggcttTTGTGGTttaggttgtttgtttttcatgttCTGTTGAAGCACTGCAAGACTCCTCAGTATGACACCACATGCATCTTGCTGCATCTTAAATACTTCTTTTGTCCCATATTACTAAACCCATTTTGCTTTCTAACTACTTCACCACAGGACCTTTATCACAGAATGACATACATATGGCAACATCCCCCCCCCAGTAGTGGTTATTTCAAAGATAACTTTTTGAAATGAGACAGTTATTTCAAATGCCGCCAGTGTTTATGCTCTGTGTTCGATGCTGATGTGTAACTGCCATCAGCTTCAGACAACATCAAGAGATTACAGCCTCCTGGGCTCTATTTATCCAAAATGTCAACAGGCCTGCCTTAGGAAGAGCATCACCAGCAGGTCAAAGTGAATGAGTCttcatcctgcccctctgctcagcgcTGGTGAGGCCACGCATGGACTGCTGGGCTCCAGTAAGAACCGGTCATGGACATGCTGAAACAGGTACAATTAAACCCATGAAGATGATGGATacaagaggaggctaagagaGCTGACCTTGTTTGGCCagatgaagagaaggctcaagggacATCTGGTTAATACATATATAAATACTTGATGGAGAGGAGTAAATATGATAGGAAAAGTTTTCTCAGTCCTGCCCACTGAAGGACATTAGGAAGTTAAATAgaaatttcatgtaaacatTAAGAAAAAACTTCTACTGTGGACTCCTCTTTCTTGAACAGACTAAAACCAACTCAACAATGTTCTggtcaacctgctctagctgctcctgttttgaacagagtggctggatctccaaccttgatgattctgtgaatttcctGCAGTTGTTTTGCCAGTTGTAATGACAATACTTTAAAGATTTCAAGCCTGAGAATCCAGGCTACTGGACTGCAGCCACATATTCTAgatctcttctttttccttcccctacCTCCAATGAAACAGTAAGACAAATTTGGGCAGCTTGGGGCAACTGATAACTCAAGATATAGAACACTATTAGCAAAGCCTGGAGAGAGATTAGAAGTAGTTAAACCAAAGAATAAGGCAGAATGAGATTGCAGCTATGAGTAACAGTTGGCTTGCAAGGATTAAGTAAACTACTACAAATAAAACTCTAAGGAGAAACTGTTTCCACTTGAATTTCTGTAACTAAGAATACATTTAAGTCAGGGTTAACTGGAGTTGATTTTtttactggaacaggttcctgACAAAACTGATGCAATCACACTGAAACGAACAGTTCCTAAACCTGTTTGATGGTTAGTGGGCACCAGTTTTGTGAAGAGTCAAGATAGAAGAGTGTATTTTTGGCTTTTCTTATGGACTCTTGCATCAGAGACAGAAGTGACTGTAAGGACACTTACATTTTAGACACATTTATACAACCCAAAGGTGATGCTTCAAAGTACAGGCAGTGCATTGCTTCAGTTGACCTTCTCTTACAAATAGTTTTTGTTGTGTGTCCCTTTTCAGGGCACAGgggtgctggagagaggagacAGAGGGATTCACCTCTGGCTTAGAGTCAGAAGTGGTAACATGGTAAGGCCTCATAGTCTATCCCATAAAGCCCAGAAGTCAAGAGTATGAGTTTAACAACTCTTCATACTACAAAAAAAGTAGGAAGAGGAAACATTTGAGCTAGCAAGCAATAAAAATGGAAAGTAACTATAGACAAGATTACAGCAGTTAAGAACTGAGAAGGCTAGTTAATAAAGACTGCTTCCAAGTAGAATTGTCAAGTGCTTGACTGGACTGCTCCTTATGAGAACACCATTTGTAGTAACCAATACAAGTAACCTGGAACTTTACTACAGGTACAGTCTAATTCTGATTTCATATGCTATTGTGAATCCAGAGTGATTCTGATCAAGTCAGTGTTCTGTCAGCATTAAGTGAAACCAGAATTTCTCAAAGACCAGAGTATCTATAGATTTGATTAATGTATATAGATGGAGAACTTCTGTATCAAGTTTCCAGCTGGCTTTCCTTCATTAACACAGAtgtaggaaaagaaaaccaaaatccCATCCCCAAACCCACCTCAACTGCGGGGTTGGTATGCCACACATTTTGGACAGATAGAGCCTTGCCTAAACTGAGACCACTGTCAGCACAAAGAGAGATACAAATTCATTGTTTGTATGAAACATGTATTGCAAAATGAAATTGGGATTCAACAATCTGCAACATCCACAGCTAtatagcattaaaaaaaaacaacccaaacaaaccaaaacaaacagcaaaacaaatgtGGTTCTTCCATTCAAGTCAAACTAAAACAAGAGAAAGatgtttgaaaggaaaaaaaagatcctAGAAGCAGCAAGTTACAATTCTTTCTGTAATACCATGCCATTTTCATTAACTTGAAGCATTTGCAAGATGTCAAAGACATCAAAATAATAACTTTAAGTGGTTTCTTTTGATATCTGTGTTTTGAATGGGTCCAGCCCAGGTCTGCAACCTGTACAGACATGAAGAACAGGAGGAATTCACAATTATTAAGGACAGACATTGGAACGTGCCAGTTATAAAATGACAAAGCAAGGCAAACACCTTCAAATTGTCAAACATGGGTTACTGACTGCTGAAGGGCATTTAATATATTACATAAAGCTAAGATGGGGAAGCGGGgggaaccaaaacaaaacaccagaaACAATcctccaaaccaaccaaccaacagcaGGGTCATCACATACAAAGTTCTCTACAAGCTTGGTAATTTCTACATTGTCCTTAATATGCAAGCTTGTATTTTTCTCTACAAGTTGCCAAACCACTAGCAGTTCTGGGGTTATTTAAATGCcttcttttggtttgttttttagttTAAATGTTACACTGGAAGTCTGTTTtgcttatgaaaaaaaaaaagtgagtaaTGCACCCTTTCAGACTAAAGAAGTGTGCAGATGTCAGTACAGGTGCCTTTTCTGCTACCTTTAAAATAGATTCTTTGCTTTCCTAAAGTGAAATTAatctgcagcagcctcttctgTCATTAAATCAAACAGTTTCACAGTAGAAAAAAAGTTAGTCTTTTTAAATTCACCAAAGTCATCATTTCCTAGTGCTTTGTAATAAAACACATGGCCCTTGCTCTGGCAGTCATACTACAAAGTTTTGCAAGAGCAAAGTGTTTGGATTCAATTCAAGCTCAAAATAAGCTTAGTGTTTTGTGCAGCCAATTCTCAGGATTAAGGAAACATTTTCATATCTCCATAAAGTGGgaagagttaaaaaaataaacatccAAAATTTCAAGCAAtctctgtaaaaaaaaattagagctCAGCTAGAGGTGCTTTCACATAGTTCGTAAGCAGACCTTACTTCCAATAGAACAGATGAAATTCTCCCATTTACTCCAAAGTGAGTAAATAGTTTCTCCACCATCTTCAGCAAAGTTACATCAGCACCAAACTGTCATCACAGTATAAGGTAATTAGGGTTGAATGCTCTGAGGCTGAAAAAAAGATTGCTTTTTGTCTTCAAACTGGCAGAACGTTTTCCAAATGCCCATGCTGCTGGTTATAACAACTGCCTAAAGCCCACAAGGCTTCTGCTACCTTTTTCAGTTTTAAAGGCTATAATCCCAAATCACATGATCTCTGTAGCACTGTAAAGTTTCCTTTCGTTCACTGTTTGATATTCATAATTAGTTTCACAACTTCTGCACAGCATTTAGTTGCAGTAGCTTTTGGAAACACAGCCTGATTCCTCATAGCTTTGTGCTAAAAGGGTGCAGAACACTGCATGCTTGAACTGAAAGACATTTATACTCATATTTACAGCAGTAAATTGCTAAGAAGGGGTTGAGTACAAAAGAACTTGGGCTCACAACATCCAATAAATTTGAGTTAAATCTtatcatccaggctggaaaaggctgaCTATTTCTTAGATAAATGAGGTAAAGCATTGTTTCAATACCAGATAAATAAGGATAATATAGCACCTAATGTAGCATTTGTGCAACGGTTTTACTCAGTTAAGAGTTACAGCCAACAGGGTTTCAGATTCTGTGGACAAAAATTCAACTGAAACTAAGCCATGTTTTAAGAGAGCTAAACACACTAGAGGTGCTGACTGCAAAGTAATACATATAAGGGTAATTTGGTCTAGAAAAGATGACCAAGGTTAGCAGGAGTTAAAATAGCTGAACAAGAAGGAGTATGTAACAGTCGATAAAGAGAGTAATGGGGAGTCTATTAGACTATTCCCAAGTATTTAGTAGAACTAAGGAAATAAAACTTCACATTCCCCATAGTATTCTTGGAACTTCTGTAGTTTTCACAAAAACAGGCTTCCCCCCACAGCATCAAGTATCCATGGGTGCAGTAAATCGACTGCAGGATCTTGACTAGGAAAGTGTCTCGAAAGACTAAAGTCTTGGTTTTACAATCCCCTAAGTCTTTCATAGTGTAATCAATTGCACATTTTTAATATATTGCAATTTGCTAAATGAAGCCAACCACTCATTACCTCATCAGTACAGCCTGCACAAGGTACAGTTTATTTATATACTTAGATTCTAATCTAACACCAGCCCTTGGCACATTTTATGTTACATGTGGTATTGCACTTTCTGAGTGGCACCTCAGTGCGTGTTTGCAAGTGAACCAGCTGAACAccctccccacaccccccccaaaaaaaaaaagccccaaacctttGGAATTCACTCCAAGTGCTGCCAATCTAACAAGTTTAAAACGTCAGGGTGAACCTCACCCTCAGCATCATAGGCTTCACTAgttaaaattaaaaacaaacctgtTTAAAAATAACCAGTCCTACTTCAAGTTGTGCATCAGGGCAATCTGAAATCCTTGGTAGTCTGAACAGTTTGAAGAAGTGGTGCCAACGTAACTGATTGCACACATGGTCATTGCGTTAGAGGACGAACAACTAGAGTTACAAATACCTACTACACACGCGCACGCACAGAACGGACAAAGCTATAAGATGCTTGGTAACTCCACATGCTTTGAGCTAGCCAACCTATCTGCTGTATGCTGAACTGCTTATTATCGATCATATTGAAAACCTAAGTGGCTATTTCTCATTCATCTGTTACTGGGTTAAACGACCACTtccaaaggaggaaggaaaagaggagaaatggCGGACCCAAGGACAAAGGGTTTACAATGTATGTTCCTCAAATAGCCAGCGTATCACTTCAGTCATGTGAAGAGTGATGCTCAAAACTTTTGGAAGAGACTTAGGCCAAGTTCACCTCTGGCATTAATGGGTGTACCTCCCACTACTTCAATGGTACTTGTGTCCTCTTTCACCAGGGCTGAATTTGGTCCTAGGAGTCTATCTGGTCACCTGCAGTGACGTTAATGGAGACGGGAGCCTTGGACAGATAGAACTGGGCTGCAAAATTAAAAGAGTGAATATTGGACAAATCATGTAAATAAAGAATATATATTAATAGTAGTTCCTATTATATAAATAGCCtttataaaaaaataatctttcaaTAATTTTAATAACTCACCTTTAGGTTCTGGAAAACATGTATGAAAAAAATCTGTTCAGTTCAAGTTAGATTAAAGCAAACCTAAGATGAACACTACAGCTCTCTGTTGCACTAAACCCAATTCTGACCATTCAATGTCCAGGTTAGTCAGTTTTGGGGGATGACAGGGAGTTTCTTTGTGAAAGTATGAATTGCACTGCTAGAAATACTGAGCAGAAGAAACACCATACTGAATGGGCCTACTTCTCACTGCATTCAGAAACTGCGCAGATGATGgacccagaaatcagagtcatCTAAACCCCACCAATGTTAATACCTCTGAAGCACATTTAAAAGGCACTGTCCTCTCACTACTGTTTTTAGATCTTTGAGCTGAAAACTCCTTCCCGTCAAACTATGTTGCACTGAAGTATTTGATATCACTTCAATTCTCTTTCCACTCTTCTCAATCCAACATAGTTTCTACCTGCTATACCAGATCTAAGGTAATGTGTGATGGACACTATGTTCATGCTAGCactattttctctttccttctactTTGTCCTaccaaatgaaaaaggaaacattCTGCCAAGTTTACCTTTTCGGGCTTAAGGCATAACATGAAGTCACACATCATACTAAAGCTTATTTTTTGAAGTGTACAATTTTAGTGCTATCTGAAACCCTGTTTTACATTATTTTTCAACAGCTGTCTGAACAGTTCATTTCTCTTCTTGCCATAAATTCTAACGTTGTCCGTGGTTTGTGCAATTCCTATGCAACCAGTCTTTGCTGCGAACGGGTATTAACAGTGCAGAATCCACAGAGCAGGCCATCAGttcttgctttctttgcttTCATCTCAGTTCAAAGCATGTTGCTTTATTGTGTGGAAGATCCAGTCCATTTTTGTTGTCCAGCCACCATGGTGAGCATCATTCATTTGCTTCATGAAGTACTCAAGAGCTTCCTGCTCGGTTTTGTCCAATGCAAGGGTCTTTCGAATGTATGCAATATCGTCAAATGACTGCAGTTCTGGCATTCCTGAGCCAAGCATCATGGAGAAAAGATTGATGAAGAGATTGGCATGTTGCCTAATGGCTAGGTAAGCCTTATAACACATCTCCTGAAACCTGGAAAAGACAGGGAGAAACAATTCAGTGTATTTCGCTGTTAGAAGCAAGTTACTATTACTACTTCACCTCCAAACTAGTTCTCAGGTAACTGGACATGAAAAGAAAGTGGATGGTCTCAGTCTTTTAAGAACACCATAACGAAGCTGAGAAAATATACTCATCTTCCTACTTACTTATCTTCATTTCTGGAAGAATGAGTCACTAGCAGTAAAGTGCATTTTTGACACAAAACACTTGCAAGTTAAatgtttaaacaaaaaaaggctCACCTTTCAAACTCCCTTGTTTTGGTACattcttgggctcctttactAATCACTATTAAAAAGTCTTGTGTTAAGACAAACGGCACACGCTCTCTTTTATAGCCAAATTTCTTCTTCTTGTGATCGAGGAAGTGTCCAAAGTCAATGTGAAACAGCTTAAAAAGACAGAAAGGTATTCTAAAGATTAGTAGTTCTTGTTTTAAATGATGTCATAGTAAAATTGACAATGAATTTTTAATTCAAGTGATTATttgagtggaagttgaggcacaggaagtttcatgtaaacatgaggaggatttttttcactgtgagggtgacagaacactggaataggctgcccaagggtgttgtggagtctccttccctggagatattcaaaacctacccagacacattcctgtgtgatctggtataggtgatcctgctctggcagaggggttgaactggatgatgttttgaggtctcttccagcccctgacattctgtgattttttttttttttaaacaaactcAAAGATCTCAGTACGATGACATTAGGCTATGTtttgagaaaaaacaaaacaaccaaactcaTCTTACTTGTCCATCATCTTTTACCATGATGTTACTGTTGTGGCGATCACCAATGCCCAGTATAAAGGTAGCAACACAGTAGCCAGCACAAGAACGTGTAAACAGGTCGATAGCTGCATCATACCTattgaaaacaaaaagaggTGACATTTTCCTACAGATATTCTAACTATAAAAATGTGCAAATCtggttcctccccagcttccttttgAGCAAGAATCAACTGCTTCGTtaagagaagacaaaagaatCCCTggacttcttccttcctttgatGAAGTGATAAATTCAGCATACTCTGACAACAGAAGCAATTACAGGTAGATGACAGTAAACTAGCCATTAAAGTCACTGTCCTTCTTTTGAAGGTCAGTAGTTCTCATTTGATGAGCTACTGTTAAAATGAAGACTTAACCCAGATCCTCATATTTCTGTCTTCAAATTATGCTAAACTACTGATAAGTCACATAACCACCCAAACTCATTAGAAGAGCTACAAGAACGAATACCAGGCAAATGAGGGCACGATTAAAAAGCATCCAAACCCAGGTGGATAAAATTTCCTATTTGATGAACTTCAGTCCTTAAAGTTTCCATCAAAAAAAAACACGAGCATGAAAAACAAGCAAGAGGAAACCTCACATTTCTCCTTTGTTCTTGTCCTTGAGCCACTGATGCAATGTATGGCTGTTGAACTGCAGCGCTCCTTTTAAGCCTCCTTTACACTGTATCTGCATGATCGTATGAGAGCTCCTCACTACCTCAATGAGTCCCACACAGTCACCAATAGATAAACAACCATAAGGCAACATCCTGAAACACAGAAGTTGCTTAGTTATTTTAATCTAGTTAACATTTTAAGACAGCAAGCATGTTTAATAACCCTTATCCAATAAATGTTACCTGTTACTTTAGGTCATGAAAACCTGTTTCAAGTTTTATAGCTGTACTGTCATTGgttgtgtggaaaaaaaaactgtgTCAGATCTTAGTACAGTAACCTATCAGTCACTGTATCCAATGTTGTTATTCAGTTTTATATCTGGACAAAAGGTTAAGGCAAAATTTTATTACTGTGTTCTTGCAGGCCTTGGGGAGTatattggaaaggaccttaaaaggGCATTCAGTGTGATTTAGTGAGACTATTCAACTACATTCAGTGTGCATCACTAGAGATGCAATCTAAGCATTCAGAAAACAAATGTTAGGATTTCATGGGTTCTGTAAGCAAGCAGCAGGTAATACTTCGTATGTAAAAgaacaagctgtccagagaCCTTGTGAAATACCCTCCTttagagaagcagaagaaattatttcctctgtttgtcttttctttcaaaAGTCTCTTACTACCACTTCTCCATAGTCTGTATTTATGTTCAAAACATTTTATCTGAAAAAATCATGTCAAACCCAGTCTTTTACTCAAGGACTAAAAGAAACATGTCTATTACCCTCTTATCCACTGTTACAAGATCTGTGAGAGGGTGGGTCACATACCTAAAAAcagtctttctctctcccccagtTACCTTTTTGGAGTGAAAGAGTAAACCAGCTTTTTAGGAACATTGGCATACCAAAAGGGTCTTTTTGTGATGTCATggtaa
The sequence above is a segment of the Pogoniulus pusillus isolate bPogPus1 chromosome 26, bPogPus1.pri, whole genome shotgun sequence genome. Coding sequences within it:
- the LOC135186732 gene encoding uncharacterized protein LOC135186732, with protein sequence MQTSTEDIFHVPALEQKVQHKDRQVRTPGTQCNLQSRCPAHCSFGILRQNLSDNGFNAENTNKIVLLPQVLDSSVSAGKAAKKLVAVQLSKTLRYTELQVLSQERQGPAHRAVTPATRLQQPSPLHRPQKLGATRGKTHEGPGTGDRQPPNPPRPRQHSRCAAGRARPRRGCARRLRQGSRGRAGGRGEAAATLRQQGKGPAQSRHRGAPQAQPHLGVRSDGGRSPLRNRHPTASMHRRRRSSNTFSQGGWVQGWRSTRRRLMSFDKCQQQTHGTRQSLISKPGLWKAHSYFLHRCCSGEESMQTKD